A region from the Actinoplanes sp. OR16 genome encodes:
- a CDS encoding VOC family protein, whose amino-acid sequence MSAVGTTELRARFARRLSDLYGTEVPAYTTLVDECHLVNQRVLDRDGAAAERFGSISRVTAERHGAIRVGTPQELAQVARIFGALGMHPVGFYDLRDAHPQPIPVISTAFRPTEPDELARNPFRVFTSMLVPEDRRFFDTDLEARLRTFLAHRRLFPDELLVLADRARADNELAEADAARFLDLAAGAFALSPEPVDRTWYAELERISGVAADIGGVTSTHINHLTPRVLDIDELYTGMQARGIAMIDEIQGPPRWHGPDVLLRQTSFRALAEPRRFREADGSIGEGRLRVRFGEVEARGIALTPRGRALYDDLVAAVDRRVAAGEGSRQEIGAEVWAAGLPSSEIELARRGLGFFRFTAARPGPIPIVDLGTLLDDGWLTAEPIVYEDFLPRSAAGIFASNLSDAGAMDASQGGAPRDLAWLSEAIGRTILVPEDIYASQQAASLRDSGASLG is encoded by the coding sequence ATGAGCGCCGTTGGCACCACGGAACTGCGGGCCCGCTTCGCACGCCGGCTCTCCGATCTGTACGGGACGGAGGTGCCGGCCTACACCACTCTCGTCGACGAGTGCCACCTCGTGAACCAGCGCGTGCTCGACCGGGACGGCGCCGCCGCCGAGCGGTTCGGGTCGATCAGCCGGGTCACCGCCGAACGCCACGGCGCGATCCGGGTCGGCACACCGCAGGAGCTGGCCCAGGTGGCACGGATCTTCGGGGCGCTCGGCATGCACCCGGTCGGCTTCTACGACCTGCGTGACGCCCACCCGCAGCCGATCCCGGTGATCTCCACGGCGTTCCGGCCGACCGAGCCGGACGAACTGGCCCGCAATCCGTTCCGGGTCTTCACCTCGATGCTCGTCCCCGAGGACCGCCGCTTCTTCGACACCGACCTGGAAGCCCGGCTGCGCACCTTCCTCGCGCACCGACGGCTGTTCCCGGACGAGCTGCTGGTCCTCGCCGACCGCGCCCGGGCCGACAACGAGCTGGCGGAAGCCGACGCGGCCCGGTTCCTCGACCTCGCGGCCGGCGCCTTCGCGCTCTCTCCGGAGCCTGTCGACCGCACCTGGTACGCCGAACTCGAGCGGATCTCCGGAGTCGCCGCCGACATCGGCGGTGTCACCAGCACGCACATCAACCACCTGACGCCGCGCGTGCTCGACATCGACGAGCTCTACACCGGGATGCAGGCCCGGGGCATCGCGATGATCGACGAGATCCAGGGGCCGCCGCGCTGGCACGGCCCGGACGTCCTGCTGCGGCAGACCTCGTTCCGGGCGCTCGCCGAGCCGCGCAGATTCCGGGAGGCAGACGGGTCGATAGGCGAAGGGCGACTGCGGGTGCGGTTCGGTGAGGTGGAGGCACGGGGGATCGCGCTCACGCCGCGCGGCCGTGCCCTCTACGACGATCTGGTCGCGGCTGTCGATCGGCGGGTGGCGGCCGGTGAGGGGTCGCGTCAGGAGATCGGCGCGGAGGTGTGGGCGGCCGGCCTGCCGTCCTCGGAGATCGAGCTGGCTCGCCGGGGGCTGGGGTTCTTCCGCTTCACCGCCGCTCGTCCCGGGCCGATCCCAATTGTGGATCTTGGAACGTTGCTGGACGACGGGTGGCTGACCGCGGAACCGATCGTCTATGAGGACTTCCTGCCCCGGTCGGCCGCCGGGATCTTCGCCTCCAACCTGAGCGACGCGGGCGCGATGGACGCCTCCCAGGGTGGTGCCCCGCGTGACCTGGCCTGGCTGTCCGAGGCGATCGGCCGGACGATCCTGGTGCCCGAGGATATATACGCTTCGCAGCAGGCCGCGTCGCTGCGCGATAGTGGTGCGTCGCTGGGATAG
- a CDS encoding RNA polymerase sigma factor produces MSSEERFRRLYAANFEALLAYALRRVEQPEDASDVVAETFLVAWRRSGDLPPDDEVRLWLYGVARRVLANHHRSGTRRDRLGERLRQRLAAVTSADPGHEVPQRLAVRDALKRLGDTDREILMLTAWEGLEPREVAEVIGENAAVVRTRLSRARRRLRELVGDERGSPGHVLDVLTVPVPKEGT; encoded by the coding sequence GTGAGCTCTGAGGAACGGTTCCGGCGCCTGTACGCCGCCAACTTCGAGGCGCTGCTCGCCTACGCGCTGCGCCGCGTCGAGCAGCCCGAGGACGCCTCCGACGTGGTCGCCGAGACGTTCCTGGTGGCGTGGCGGCGCAGCGGCGACCTGCCACCCGACGACGAGGTGCGGCTCTGGCTCTACGGCGTGGCCCGCCGGGTCCTGGCCAACCACCACCGCAGCGGCACCCGGCGGGATCGGCTCGGTGAGCGGCTGCGCCAGCGGCTTGCGGCGGTGACGTCGGCCGACCCCGGCCACGAGGTGCCGCAGCGGCTCGCCGTCCGTGACGCGCTGAAGCGGCTCGGCGACACCGACCGGGAGATCCTCATGCTGACCGCGTGGGAGGGCCTGGAACCGCGTGAGGTCGCCGAGGTCATCGGGGAGAACGCGGCGGTGGTGCGTACCCGGCTGTCGCGGGCCCGCAGAAGACTGCGCGAACTCGTCGGTGACGAGCGTGGATCACCCGGACATGTACTCGACGTCCTGACCGTTCCCGTCCCGAAGGAGGGCACATGA
- a CDS encoding acyltransferase family protein — translation MVTVLNQTAPPAVTPAAARKPAAREGFRPDIEGLRAIAVTIVVLFHAGLPVIEGGYIGVDVFFVISGFLITGHLLRELDRSGKISLLTFYARRSLRLLPAASFVVVSTMAVCWLWLPPLQVRSIATDALTTTFYGMNYRLAIEGTDYLGATAAPSPLQHFWSLAVEEQFYLFWPALLVLLAWTCRRRTPDQRRRAVLIVLLLGIGVSFALSVWQTGVSAPWAYFGIHTRAWELALGGVVAIAAPLLTRLRPPAVRAGRWLGLGGIGASAVLYTEATPFPGYAAALPALATAMVIIAGCTDASSPGLGCAPMQAIGKLSYSWYLWHWPVLIVGPFALGDINVMEGVTLAGLSLILAVVTARQLEDPLRNNPWLRSNPRRALAFGFALSAGVASLSLLMPSILPRTTGTGSATDAAGALSATSEAERNLIKLIETSSENDTVPANLKPTVSDAAKDVGRIYADGCDPKFLETDVKKPCFYGDRKAKRTMVLLGDSHAGHWFPALEQIATKQKWRLAVVTKSACPAALATVTLPAMNRPFTECDAWRTAAFAYIKSLQPALIVTSSNSHSEALDVSGSQADAWADAWAKTVEQLRQAGKVAFISDTAWPDGNVPECVSNHISDVSACNRDRDAAFGDLHRRKAIANAARDSGATVIDPSRWMCTDDSCPVIVGNVLVYNDDSHLSATFSRLVAPILQQRLTAAAK, via the coding sequence ATGGTGACCGTCCTGAATCAGACCGCACCGCCTGCCGTCACACCGGCCGCCGCTCGCAAACCCGCTGCCCGCGAGGGCTTCCGCCCGGACATCGAGGGCCTGCGTGCCATTGCGGTGACCATCGTCGTGTTGTTCCACGCAGGCCTACCGGTGATCGAAGGGGGTTACATCGGCGTTGACGTCTTCTTCGTCATCTCGGGCTTCCTCATCACCGGACACCTGCTCCGGGAGCTCGATCGATCCGGGAAGATCTCACTGCTGACCTTCTACGCCCGCCGATCCCTGCGGCTGCTGCCCGCAGCCTCGTTCGTGGTAGTGAGCACGATGGCCGTCTGCTGGCTCTGGCTGCCGCCCTTGCAGGTCCGGAGCATCGCCACCGACGCTCTGACCACGACGTTCTACGGCATGAACTATCGGCTGGCGATCGAGGGCACGGACTACCTGGGCGCCACCGCCGCGCCATCGCCGCTACAGCATTTCTGGAGCTTGGCCGTCGAGGAGCAGTTCTACCTCTTCTGGCCGGCACTTCTGGTTCTGCTCGCCTGGACCTGCCGGCGCCGCACCCCGGATCAGCGCCGCCGGGCCGTCTTGATCGTCCTGCTCCTCGGCATCGGCGTCTCCTTCGCGCTGTCGGTCTGGCAGACCGGGGTGTCCGCTCCCTGGGCTTACTTCGGCATCCACACCCGAGCCTGGGAACTGGCGCTCGGCGGCGTCGTCGCCATCGCCGCGCCACTGCTCACCCGGCTGAGGCCGCCGGCTGTCCGGGCCGGGCGCTGGCTCGGCCTGGGCGGCATCGGCGCCTCAGCCGTCCTCTACACCGAGGCGACGCCGTTCCCCGGGTACGCTGCCGCGCTTCCCGCCCTCGCCACGGCCATGGTCATCATTGCCGGATGCACCGACGCCTCTTCACCAGGACTCGGCTGCGCTCCGATGCAGGCCATCGGCAAGCTCTCCTACTCCTGGTATCTGTGGCACTGGCCGGTACTGATCGTCGGCCCGTTCGCGCTCGGTGACATCAACGTCATGGAAGGCGTCACGCTGGCCGGCCTGTCGCTGATCCTGGCCGTCGTGACGGCCCGGCAACTCGAGGATCCGCTACGGAACAACCCATGGCTGCGGAGTAACCCCCGCCGCGCACTCGCCTTCGGCTTCGCCTTATCCGCGGGGGTAGCGAGCCTGAGCCTGCTGATGCCATCCATTCTTCCCCGTACGACCGGCACCGGCTCCGCCACTGACGCAGCCGGCGCTCTCTCCGCGACATCCGAGGCCGAACGTAACCTCATCAAGCTGATCGAGACGAGCAGTGAGAACGATACGGTTCCGGCCAACCTCAAGCCCACGGTGAGCGATGCCGCCAAGGACGTGGGGCGGATCTACGCGGACGGATGCGACCCGAAGTTCCTGGAGACCGACGTCAAGAAGCCCTGCTTCTACGGCGACAGGAAAGCGAAGCGGACGATGGTCCTGCTGGGTGACTCGCACGCCGGGCACTGGTTCCCCGCACTGGAACAGATCGCCACGAAGCAGAAATGGCGTCTGGCTGTCGTCACCAAATCAGCCTGCCCCGCCGCACTGGCGACGGTGACACTTCCCGCGATGAATCGCCCCTTCACGGAATGCGACGCCTGGCGTACCGCCGCGTTCGCCTACATCAAGTCGCTTCAGCCGGCGCTCATCGTCACCTCCTCCAACAGCCACAGCGAAGCGCTCGATGTCAGCGGTAGCCAGGCGGACGCGTGGGCCGACGCATGGGCGAAGACCGTGGAGCAGCTGCGTCAAGCCGGCAAGGTCGCCTTCATCAGTGATACGGCTTGGCCCGACGGCAACGTCCCCGAATGCGTCTCCAACCACATCAGCGACGTCAGCGCCTGCAATCGAGACCGTGACGCCGCCTTCGGCGATCTTCACCGGCGCAAAGCGATCGCCAATGCGGCCCGCGACAGCGGCGCAACGGTCATCGACCCGTCTCGTTGGATGTGCACGGACGACAGCTGCCCGGTGATCGTCGGCAACGTCCTGGTGTACAACGACGACAGCCATCTCAGCGCCACCTTCAGCCGCCTGGTCGCACCGATCCTCCAGCAGCGGCTGACGGCCGCGGCCAAGTGA
- a CDS encoding sorbosone dehydrogenase family protein: MRAPEGWTVTVWARVPKARLLAWAPDGRLLVSRPKSGDVIALTPGEEDTAPAQSTLLGGLTQPHGLAFDGDTLYVAESDQLTAYTYADGTATGERVVAGDLPDAKSPELGGAYAHALKSVAVGEDKSLYISVGSTGNVSVEDRDATPERASILRVPPQGGELQTYATGVRNGTGLAIDPDGGVWTAVNHRDNVGYPHDDDYDGDGESDQGEVMQEYVNDHPMEQLAKLTPGRELGWPYCNPDPDLKAGAFAYTNRPFVSDIQLNPDGSKLDCAKLPPTEQGFGAHSAPLGLAFGAAGSYGEGALVGVHGSWNRKPPRAPEVSFFAWRDGTLGEQQTLLTGFQLEDGSRWGRPVAAVEGPDKALYVSDDYAGAIYRVTTG, translated from the coding sequence GTGAGAGCGCCTGAGGGCTGGACGGTCACGGTCTGGGCGAGGGTCCCGAAAGCCCGGCTCCTGGCCTGGGCGCCGGACGGCAGACTGCTGGTGTCCCGCCCGAAATCGGGTGACGTGATCGCCCTGACGCCGGGGGAGGAGGACACGGCCCCGGCCCAGTCGACCCTGCTCGGCGGCCTGACCCAGCCGCACGGCCTGGCCTTCGACGGCGACACCCTCTACGTGGCCGAAAGCGATCAGCTGACCGCCTACACCTACGCGGACGGCACCGCCACCGGCGAGCGCGTGGTGGCCGGCGACCTGCCCGACGCGAAGAGCCCGGAGCTCGGCGGCGCCTACGCCCACGCGCTGAAGAGCGTCGCGGTCGGCGAGGACAAGTCGCTCTACATCTCGGTCGGCTCGACGGGCAACGTGTCGGTGGAGGACCGCGACGCCACCCCCGAGCGCGCGTCGATTCTGAGGGTGCCGCCGCAAGGAGGAGAGCTTCAGACGTACGCCACGGGGGTCCGCAATGGCACCGGCTTGGCCATCGACCCGGACGGCGGCGTGTGGACCGCGGTGAATCACCGGGACAACGTCGGCTACCCCCATGACGACGACTACGACGGCGACGGCGAGTCCGACCAGGGCGAGGTCATGCAGGAGTACGTCAACGACCACCCGATGGAGCAGCTCGCGAAGCTGACGCCGGGACGCGAGCTGGGCTGGCCGTACTGCAACCCGGACCCGGACCTGAAGGCCGGCGCGTTCGCCTACACGAACCGGCCGTTCGTCAGTGACATCCAGCTGAACCCGGACGGCAGCAAGCTCGACTGCGCGAAGCTGCCCCCGACCGAGCAGGGTTTCGGCGCACATTCGGCGCCGCTGGGGCTGGCGTTCGGCGCGGCGGGTTCGTACGGCGAAGGCGCGCTGGTCGGCGTACACGGATCATGGAACCGCAAGCCGCCGCGCGCCCCCGAAGTCTCCTTCTTCGCCTGGCGTGACGGGACGCTCGGTGAGCAGCAGACCCTGCTCACCGGATTCCAGCTGGAGGACGGCTCCCGCTGGGGCCGCCCGGTCGCCGCCGTAGAGGGCCCGGACAAGGCCCTCTACGTGAGCGACGACTACGCGGGAGCGATCTACCGCGTCACCACGGGCTGA
- a CDS encoding LLM class F420-dependent oxidoreductase yields MTIRLGYQIPNFTYPGPVEKTFDTVAAQAREAEAAGFDTVLVMDHFYQLPGIGAPENAMLEAYTTLGALASLTEKIQLSTLVTGNTYRNPALLAKTVTTLDVVSHGRAILGIGAGWFEREHHDLGFEFGTFGQRFERLDEALQIITPMLRGEKGVLDGKWYTARGAMNNPRVRETIPVMLGGSGEQKTFRLAARFADHMNIICDVDDLPRKVAVLRERCEEIGRDPATLATSYLVMGLVGEDEQEVKELGESIPEDRRNRAFLGTASQVAEQLQEKVIGAGIGGITINLIRNGHRPGVVTRVGEALKPLVAA; encoded by the coding sequence GTGACCATCCGGCTCGGATACCAGATCCCGAACTTCACCTATCCCGGCCCGGTCGAGAAGACCTTCGACACCGTCGCCGCGCAGGCACGGGAGGCCGAGGCCGCCGGGTTCGACACCGTCCTGGTGATGGACCACTTCTATCAGCTGCCGGGCATCGGCGCCCCGGAGAACGCGATGCTGGAGGCGTACACGACGCTCGGCGCGCTCGCCTCGCTGACCGAGAAGATCCAGCTGTCCACGCTGGTCACCGGCAACACGTACCGCAATCCCGCCCTGCTCGCGAAGACCGTCACCACCCTCGACGTGGTCTCGCACGGCCGCGCGATCCTGGGCATCGGAGCCGGTTGGTTCGAGCGTGAGCACCACGATCTCGGCTTCGAGTTCGGCACGTTCGGCCAGCGGTTCGAGCGGCTCGACGAGGCGCTGCAGATCATCACGCCGATGCTGCGCGGCGAGAAGGGCGTGCTCGACGGCAAGTGGTACACCGCTCGCGGCGCCATGAACAATCCGCGCGTCCGGGAGACGATTCCGGTCATGCTCGGCGGTTCCGGTGAGCAGAAGACGTTCCGGCTGGCGGCGCGGTTCGCCGACCACATGAACATCATCTGCGACGTCGACGACCTGCCGCGCAAGGTGGCGGTGCTGCGCGAGCGGTGCGAGGAGATCGGCCGCGACCCGGCGACGCTCGCTACGAGTTACCTGGTCATGGGCCTGGTCGGCGAGGACGAGCAGGAGGTCAAGGAGCTCGGCGAATCCATTCCGGAGGACCGCCGCAACCGGGCCTTCCTCGGCACGGCGAGCCAGGTCGCGGAGCAGCTGCAGGAGAAGGTGATCGGCGCGGGCATCGGCGGGATCACCATCAACCTGATCCGCAACGGTCATCGCCCGGGCGTGGTCACTCGGGTCGGTGAGGCCCTCAAGCCCCTCGTGGCGGCCTAA
- a CDS encoding TetR/AcrR family transcriptional regulator translates to MARNYHHGDLRAALISASFEMLASCGLQKFSVAAVARRLGVSSAAPYRHFPDRPHLLSAVSAEAARDLGALIAAAGSLPEAAGVYVRYVARTGAGFHVIFAAELYDIADDHRREQTRALMDTLLGLAGGSSYWEDMLLVEATIAVAHGYTSLFADGFFARNASTVDDIAARAVEAAKALSPGQALSR, encoded by the coding sequence ATGGCGCGGAACTATCACCACGGTGACCTCCGCGCGGCGCTGATCTCCGCGAGTTTCGAAATGCTGGCCTCCTGCGGCCTGCAGAAGTTCTCCGTCGCCGCGGTGGCGCGCCGGCTGGGCGTCAGTTCCGCGGCGCCCTATCGCCACTTCCCGGACCGGCCGCACCTGCTCAGCGCGGTCTCGGCGGAGGCGGCCCGGGATCTGGGCGCCCTGATCGCCGCGGCCGGTTCGCTGCCCGAGGCCGCGGGCGTCTATGTCAGATATGTCGCCCGGACCGGCGCCGGCTTCCACGTCATCTTCGCGGCCGAGCTGTACGACATCGCCGACGATCACCGGCGCGAGCAGACCCGGGCACTGATGGACACGCTGCTCGGCCTCGCCGGCGGGTCCTCCTACTGGGAAGACATGCTGCTCGTGGAGGCGACGATCGCGGTAGCGCACGGATACACGTCGTTGTTCGCGGACGGCTTCTTCGCCCGCAACGCCAGCACCGTCGACGACATCGCCGCCCGGGCCGTGGAGGCCGCGAAGGCCCTCAGCCCGGGTCAGGCCCTGTCGCGGTAG
- a CDS encoding sensor domain-containing protein, producing MTIDAALISAPTFARVTTDTRYVLTGFPIALAGTIVCAVGFSLGVGLAALWIGVPILIATMMLARGLAVTERSRIAPVLGVPERIVTYRGATRDSVISRMIAAVTDPQSWRDLAHATLRVIPSSIAFSIVVSWWAAVIGGISWALWGWSLPDDGKEVPEMLGFGDAYLTTVTFYLVIAAAFAVTLPAVTRWAARLEARFAQALL from the coding sequence ATGACAATCGATGCGGCTCTGATTTCGGCTCCGACATTCGCCCGGGTCACCACCGACACCCGATACGTGCTGACCGGATTCCCGATCGCGCTGGCCGGCACGATCGTCTGCGCGGTCGGTTTCTCGCTCGGCGTGGGCCTCGCGGCACTCTGGATCGGCGTACCGATCCTGATCGCCACCATGATGCTGGCCCGCGGCCTCGCGGTGACCGAGCGGTCCCGCATCGCGCCGGTCCTCGGCGTTCCCGAGCGCATCGTCACCTACCGCGGTGCCACCCGCGACAGCGTGATCAGCCGGATGATCGCGGCCGTCACCGACCCGCAGAGCTGGCGCGACCTCGCCCACGCCACACTCCGCGTCATCCCGAGCTCGATCGCCTTCTCGATCGTGGTCTCCTGGTGGGCCGCCGTGATCGGCGGCATCAGCTGGGCCCTGTGGGGCTGGTCCCTCCCGGACGACGGCAAGGAGGTCCCGGAGATGCTCGGTTTCGGCGACGCCTACCTCACCACCGTCACCTTCTACCTGGTCATCGCCGCCGCCTTCGCCGTCACCCTGCCCGCGGTGACTCGCTGGGCGGCCCGGCTGGAGGCCCGCTTCGCCCAGGCCTTGCTGTGA